The following are encoded in a window of Paenibacillaceae bacterium GAS479 genomic DNA:
- a CDS encoding putative aldouronate transport system substrate-binding protein gives MKKTSYASLLLSLAVLSGIVAGCSGNGGSNNSEPAASGQPQSSEQTDKKIKLSFYNTIGYRQTTPMPALEQDPIRQMIEKDNNIDLEMTLGGENWKDKLNLLITSSQIPDIITFPDRASAVKYYDQGLLADLDEVLAQYPDLIASFDPTRLEPMKYKGKTIGVPASEGVGGVNGWWINSTWLKKLNLSEPTNPQELLEVMKAFTFNDPDGNGKNDTYGFVAMLPKDGSLGYSTAGPKGFQQIFWMFGVQPNFVDMKDGKVVVYNTDPKTKEALQFIKDMIDAKVVDPDWVTIDDGLKLDNKMYQGKVGIMVADWRRMEPADQQKMKETGGSTPEWKQIAPPKGPNGDQILDAKVFQQSLLGLSKEVVKDADKTKRAMEFIQYLYTSKEAYPYLSYGIKDKTFTETGGQFKLIDKSTYNEKEIEWRYNYAFVRKADDVVYFDFKNPTVTNANQELNRNYLKDNNINPRIVDTDPMAQDRLKYVNEMMLKFVTGKEPLSNWDKYVKTLEDKFKQADAVAVYEQQLKDDGVLK, from the coding sequence ATGAAAAAGACGTCATATGCCAGCCTGCTGCTCAGTTTGGCTGTTCTGTCTGGAATCGTTGCAGGCTGCAGCGGGAACGGCGGCAGCAACAATTCGGAGCCGGCGGCATCCGGGCAACCTCAGTCGAGCGAGCAAACAGACAAAAAAATTAAGCTCAGCTTCTACAACACGATTGGTTACCGCCAAACAACACCGATGCCGGCGCTGGAGCAGGATCCGATTCGTCAAATGATCGAGAAAGATAACAACATCGATCTTGAGATGACGCTTGGCGGCGAGAACTGGAAGGATAAGCTCAATTTGCTCATTACGTCCAGCCAAATTCCCGATATTATTACGTTCCCGGACCGCGCTTCAGCCGTCAAATATTACGACCAAGGCTTGCTGGCCGACTTGGACGAGGTGCTTGCGCAATATCCGGATCTGATAGCTTCCTTTGATCCGACGCGTCTTGAGCCGATGAAATACAAAGGAAAAACAATCGGCGTACCGGCTTCGGAAGGCGTTGGCGGCGTAAACGGCTGGTGGATCAACAGCACTTGGCTGAAAAAGCTGAATCTGTCTGAGCCGACGAATCCGCAAGAGCTGCTTGAAGTGATGAAAGCCTTTACGTTCAACGATCCCGACGGAAACGGCAAAAACGATACGTACGGCTTCGTGGCAATGCTGCCGAAAGACGGAAGTCTCGGCTACAGCACAGCCGGTCCTAAAGGGTTCCAGCAAATCTTCTGGATGTTCGGCGTACAGCCTAACTTTGTCGATATGAAAGACGGCAAGGTAGTTGTATATAATACCGATCCAAAAACGAAGGAAGCGCTGCAATTCATTAAGGACATGATTGACGCCAAAGTGGTCGACCCGGACTGGGTAACGATTGATGACGGACTGAAGCTTGACAATAAAATGTATCAAGGCAAAGTTGGCATTATGGTCGCGGACTGGCGCCGGATGGAACCGGCCGACCAACAAAAGATGAAAGAGACCGGCGGCAGCACTCCGGAGTGGAAGCAAATAGCGCCTCCTAAAGGACCTAACGGCGACCAAATTCTGGACGCGAAGGTATTCCAACAATCGCTGCTCGGCCTTTCTAAGGAAGTAGTGAAGGATGCCGACAAAACGAAACGGGCGATGGAATTCATCCAGTATCTCTACACGAGCAAAGAAGCTTATCCTTACCTGTCCTACGGCATCAAAGATAAAACATTCACCGAAACGGGCGGCCAGTTCAAGCTGATTGACAAGTCGACTTATAATGAGAAGGAAATCGAATGGCGTTACAACTATGCGTTTGTCCGTAAAGCCGATGACGTCGTATACTTTGACTTCAAAAACCCGACAGTGACCAACGCCAACCAGGAGCTAAATAGGAATTATTTGAAAGACAACAACATCAACCCGCGCATCGTCGATACGGACCCTATGGCTCAAGATCGCCTCAAATATGTCAACGAAATGATGCTGAAATTCGTGACGGGCAAAGAGCCGCTTAGCAACTGGGACAAGTATGTGAAAACGCTTGAAGACAAGTTCAAGCAGGCTGACGCTGTTGCCGTCTACGAGCAGCAGCTGAAGGATGACGGGGTACTGAAATAA